The genomic segment tggccgctacatgcaaccgtcgaatgaagacgaatttgaattttccgactctccacCGACAAGtgtaaataaacggacgcgatcgcgagcaaGACGGTGTCGAACAGTATATATCGAGTATCAAATAGTATCAGCGAGAATCAACAGGGTATCTCCGAGTTCCGCGAAGAACAataacgagtatttattccgcgttttatattttgtatcaaCGACTCACTGTacgtctatttatttatttactacaaatatatttgacggtctGCGACAGCAATCTCGTTATATCTCGATACCTTTTCTCCACCAATCCTCCACACTACTGTCTACCGAGAAGGAACTACTTGTTTCTTACAAATCTTATCCCTACCCACAGTACCGCAAGTTGTCAAACAATCAAATTTCATCGATGCCCCGCTCCTTACTGTAATGTAATGTACTGTTCTCAAGTAAACGACGCACGCTAGGTACAGCAAGGTACAGAAATTATACCCCTTATTTACTCACATTTCGAAAATGATGCCGCTTTTGAAGGAATTCTTATTTGTTCGCTTCTTACTTGACAATATTAACACGTTGTTTAAAATATCAGTAAAAGCTGCTACGGAGTCTAGAGAGTCAAAGAGAGCgacaaaaaattgcaatttattattaacacACATAATGAAAGAGGAAATGATAATAGATGCTTGGTATTAGGTTCTAATCGAGTTTTCGTATTGTTTGGAATTTCCATATCGTTCTGCTTCAGATTTGACATACTCCGCTGTTTGACATACTCCGTCCCTTTGTCAACCGCTAATCGCTACATTGTTTCGGTTCAGGTGACCACCATTCTAAGGAAACACCCTATATACAAGACAATACGATTCTTGCCTGAAGGtgggaaaaaatatttagtaagaaggTAAAATATAGTCTAAAGTCTCAGGTTACCGTTACacgtttaattttactttatggcACCCAATACTTTATGGCGTGTACCCAGCCTCGGTTTGAATCATCGcggattataataaaattatttttagaaataagtacgcagatttttcaatatatgaaACATCTTGAACAGGGTTTCTGCAGGAAAATTGAAccatttgtaacattttataaattcattttgaGATAAAGGTCTCTCACGATGCGAATAGTAAGACgctgtagcattatgttatattgtattatacatattgtaccatgtcatataaatatacatagatatttatacacacatatgtatatattcacatacatatacgtatatatatatacgtaaattcCCTAGAGgacatgtaggatagggattctttttgttttacgggtagcacgacaggttgtgtttcacggacagaccgatcttcttttgttttacggacgatcATTTTAAAaagcacgtttttcccgaacggactgacagagagttacattagagacagacaaggttacggaatagttatttaagattttaaagactgaagaagaaagatcggtagctcaggacgttgaaaatcgattctcgattttcaggtaaacattgtactaaagactcgttatttcccgtttatataattattgttatttattgttatagtcgaatattaattgttgtttatttttgtattttattatttacttcataataaaaactcgattttcagactacagaatcgatccctgaattatccccagattacgatcttacacatatatacacacacatatatatttgtgtGGATATATGTATCGCAATCATATATCGTCTTTGGCACTTTTCGCAAATGTTCCTTGCAACAATATGCCATCGTTTggcattaaaaatgttaattgcgAATGCAGTAGAAGATAGTAAAAACGAAGAATGAAGATATTCGAGCAAAACGCAATACACTTAGCTTGAAAAGCAgtaatatcttgaaaaataacGAGGGAGACGTTCTCGTCTGTCAAATGCAAGAAAAATTATCGACGAAGTAGAACCATTAAAATTGACGACGCCTATGTTTTGTTACTAACAATCCTGAAATTGCTAAAGTCAATCATCATTCTCATAATTGAATTTTCTAGCAGCTGTTTATATTCTTGTACAATGTAGCGGCGTATCCACTGTATCCGTTTACTCTCATTTCGattgtttttctaatttttctttatttttatctagcATTTTGCATTCGATGTGTCTTAGGCACCTAAGATCCTGAACTCGAAATCTACACTGGCTTTTGTTGAGATAAATGTCATGTTGGTATGATCGCTAGTTCCTACATCCAGTGTTAGAACAACTGCTTTGCGATTCTCTTCTGTTTTTCCCCATCCGTCACGTCTTTTTTATCTGAGTTTTCGCTGTGTGTAAATGGCTGTACAAGGTGTTGAAGTACACAGGATACACAGGTGTGAAGTACACAGTACAATGAAGTACACAGGATACAACAGGATAATCTGTATGAATCAATTGAATTTCAAAACCCAAACCAATGTAATAACAGCTTTAAACAGCATCTGAAAAACGATAAGGTCCAAGAAAACAACTTGCGATTAAAAGAGTCGTATATCGAAAAATTCAAgggtttattataaattaatatataaagattactctgaacatttttcaatgattttctatgcaataatataataattctatgtaataactttctctgttttcgttttcattatttcgattcttttttatttccacaGTTCAATAATCTCGCTGTTCATTTGATTCGCATTTATTTTGCGAAagacgatataaatattttctcccACGTACTTAACAAAGGAAGGTTATAGGTATTCTTAAACGTTTGCaacctttttcaaatttttcaacagCTTTCCTAGGAaacatattatgtaatatttaattaattttaacagatATGCACTTAATTTAAAGAAATGGTGAAAAATTATGAGATTTAGTCTAAGTGCATCCTTTACTGGCTTTACTGAACTACGCAATTATCGTGTACACCAATAAATGGCATCAAATGCacatgttatacattatttgaCATACTCTATTGTGAATTATCCTTCGAAGGCTTTGCTATATTGTTTTATCAAAAGAATTTAGAGTGACTTGTGTGCAACTATCTACCctattctataaattatttcaagaaatgTAAGCATAACAGCTGATTCTtccatatttatgtaaaaaatattagatgaGTTTTCCAATAACCGATACTCTGCTGTGATGCCATCATTTTGTTTAACAAAATTTGAGCTgattaatgtttttataaattaaaaaaatataaagttattccttacaaaatgtttattttagcaTGTACTATCGCAGCAcgatattgtatattaatataacctTTTTTCCCCAGACCATGAACCATACAGGTCTTCGTTAAGGCCTTAACAGAGAAAACTATTACTCTTGAAGACGAAGCTTCTGACACGATAGAGAATGTTAAAGCAAGGAACTTTTAAAACCCTGTGCATTAAGTTTAGAGACAAATCATTGAGAAAGTGTTCAGAGTAGTTTACTTCCAATCACCTTGACTTGAAATCTGAACAAACTGCTACCTACttcttcaaatttatattttacacaaaATGAACATAATgaggaaattaattttgaatatcaaagatgaaacaaaggagaaacaatggtttgtaaatgaagatgaagatgaagcAATGCTAACTTGTTCAAAAAGTAGAAAGAATGTAAGCGAACTACCTATGCAGAGGTATCTTAGTTATTGctctatattatatacaaagtaaatatgatattttaatttagctATATTGTTTGCAAAGTGTTACAGTCCATTCAGCCacaagatttaaatattcaacacaAAGAAGATGTTGATGCTATTCTTGAATATGTGCCTCAATTTAGTCTATTGCGCCAACAAAATGTTCTTCCAAATATGAAGGATGAAAATGTATTTAGGGAAAATACACCATCACCACCACGTTACAGGACACCTCCAAGAGGAATGATTTTAAATTCAGAAGAAGCAAAAGTGTTTATTTTACTAAAACATTACGGATTAGGTCAATACCTAAATTCCTCGTTCAAGAAGTAAATATGTTGttacatgtataaaatattatatttattataaattaatattgtaaacTTATTTCAGGTTGACATTGATTTGTTTATGACTTTAACTAATGAAATGAACTAATGAACTAATTGAGATTGGTATAAAAAATGAAGCTGACAGAAAAGCTATGTAAATTGTGATAAATAGTTCATAAAAAATCGGTGgtacaaaaagaattttttatcttttattaattatatctaactatgtattattattttatttgttatatactaAAGCTGCTCTAATGtatgaatgtaaaaatataatatgttatgttatagcatattggtattattttttatactaacTTAGTACAGTTAAGAACacatatgatacatttacatacGAAATGGCTGTAAAATTGTTGTATTCTTGATGagcgataataatttattaataaatacactTTTTTGCTTTAGAATTATATGGAATTGAACGCCCTTTTAGCCAATCACTCAATTCACTATTCTCCAATTGATCCAACTGATTTATTTTTGCCATTGTCTCCACAATATTGTTTTGATCCTGTTTAATGAATTATAGAAcgattatatgtaattttactTAATCATACAGAATTTAGAaacataaatattcgtatactGGTAAAGATGAGCTGCCATCTCTATCAGATTTAGCTTCTGGTAGCTTCTCCTTTATCGTTAAATGTTTTTGTCTTTGATATTTTTCCTGCGGTAGCTATTATTAAATAGAGAAGATCATAAGCGAAGCATGCACaatgaaagtataataaaagaaaaagtaagctctaatttttatgatttgaagtatgtatgtatatatataaaatgaaactacataatatatatatatataataataaatgaaatgaaactgtattacatatatattcatcTATATAAAACAGCGTCATTTTAATGACAATAAAGggagtaaaacaaaaaacaattaGTTAGATGCGGAAAAAGTTTACTTTATTCAGATAAAATAAGATACATAATTCGAATTAATGTATAATTAAGTGAAATAcacttaaaatacaaaaaaagccaagaatataaagaaaaaatgtatttgatcaatttagtattacgttccTATTTGTTAATTactgtagaaatagtactagatataaaatattttatcatttcatgATATATACACTTAATTTAACGATACATGGTATCACAAATTTTAATGTGAGTCcgtcaatttttaaaaattgtaaagtatatttatatGAGAAATATGGATAAgctaatttatatatgtacacaattatatatacatatgtgcatGCATTACGTCAAAAAGATATGACTTGTTGCATTAATTTCTCGTTGGCAAATTATGCATCGTGAGAAAGCTTGTGAACAGTAATCGCAGGTTGCTGCATGTCCACAAGGTAGGAATACAACTTTTGTTTCTCGTACCGTGCAAACTTTACACAAACGAGCATTTTTCAATGCTCGATTTTTTTCCTTCGCAGCAGCTAAAATAGTAAACAGTATATTTAGATATAacacataataaaatttattatacgtatacgGATTTCATACAAATTAACGAATTTATGATCAATctgtgtttttatttttattacttaccaATTTTCTGAACGAGAGTCATTTCATTAGTATCATTTTCACTATTGGATCTCTTAGGAATCCCATACGAAATTTGTGTTGGTgtctgaaataaatataatgtacataaGCATATgttcgaattattaattatacatattgttCAGGGTATATGTTACTGTACTTACTTCTGTAGAAGTTTCATATAACTCCTGGCCTGTTACGTTATTAGCATGTTTGAAATCCTGTACTGTTGATATGAAATAACAGGTGGGAGACAAAATTGCATGTAGTTCCAATGGATCTTGTTGTGGTCTCCAATTTCCTATTCTAACTCCACAATGGAAACAGGTagtgatattttcaatttctgtGTAATAGAAGCCAGCATCGGCTAATTCTTCACTTTTCTGTCTGATGTATGCAGGCCATCTTGCGAATGAGTTTAACCTGGATTCGTAACTgacatattccaaattttttGGTTCCTCAACTTTTCTTAGACCCAAACGGCAAAGTTCATATGTCGACAGGGTTCGTCGATGTTTTGAAAATATACGGTCATGAAAATCAAATGAATCTTGATATTTCAAACCATAAGGACAagatatatttcttctttttctccgtAGAATTCTATCGGGATTTGCTCCAATTGGTACATTATCACAATGTTCATTGCGGATAAATCTGCACTCCGGAGAACACATTATATGAATTTGCATGGGCAAATAACCCTGTGCCCAGTGACTTATCTCCACTTGACACTCGAAGCATCTCACTCTATCTATTTCACCAGTAAAAAAGAATCCTGCAGCTGCAAGACTGGTAGGGTGAATGAATGATAGAGGCCAATTTCGAAAACTCCAGAGTCTTGCTGCCTCAAAGCGAAAATCATCATAATTTTCTCGAATCTCACGCCACGAAGATGGAGCCATCGATATTATTGCCGAAAGCAATTCCGTTATTGGCAACGTATAGTTTTCGGGAATCATTAAGTCCATTGGCGACGACGAGTGGTCGGGGTACATTGGTAGCATTGGCAACGACGAGTTGTCGGGAAACATTGGTAGCATTGGCGACGACGAGTGGTCGGGGAACATTGGTAGCATTGGCGACGACGAGTGGTAGGGGAACATTGGTAGCATTGACGACGTCGAAGGTCTCGGTGATATTAAATGCACCGGCCTCGCTGCCGATGTTGAAGGTACTGCTGCGGCTGAATCGTCCGCCGATATTGAATTAATCCATGATGTTGCATCGTCGGACGAAATTGAATGAGCCGACGACATTGTGTCAATCGACGAAATGTCTTAaaacctatttaaaaaaataatataagattaAAATATCTACTGATTAGAACAAGCCGATATTATCGAAGTAATCTCAGCCCCGTTTGCTTTAgcgcaaaaattaaaaattgtctttgaaaaattacagcgattttatttgataattgaaGCGTTTGAAGAATCACGAAACTTTCTGTACAATCTACATAAATGCTTTCGCTACGATATTTTGACTTATAAATGGTAAAACGATTTTAGTTTACTCATTTTCGAGAAATATTATACGCGTACAATTGATGAAACAGGAATATATTACAGACAAAACTTACCAATATCAGATGTTCACGTCCCGATTCAACAGCACACCAACTCTTCAAGTGGAATCTTAACAAAGATTTAATATCttattcttgtatattttatatttttagatttactAAAACTGCGTTGTCGCACGAACGAACAAGCTCTTCGACCATCAATCAGATACTGAACCTTGAAACTACTATGAACGGAGAAGGAACTACCTGTTTCCTACAGATCTTATCCCCACTCACAGTACAAGTTATCAACCAATCAAATTTCATCGATGCTACGACCCTGTACTGTACTGCACTGTACTGTTCTCAAGTAAACGACGCACGCTAGGTACAGCATGGTACAGAAATTATACCCCTTATTTACTCACATTTCGAAAATGATGCCGCTTTTGAAGGACAATATTAACACGTTGTTTAAAATATCAGTAAAAGCTGCTACGGAGTCTAGAGAGTCAAAGAGAGCgacaaaaaattgcaatttattattaacatacATAATGAAAGAGGAAATGATAATAAATGCTTGGTATTAGGTTCTAATCGAGTTTTCGTATTGTTTGGAATTTCCATATCGTTCTGCTTCAGATTTGACATACTCGTCAACCGCTAATCGCTACATTGTTTCGGTTCAGGTGACCACCATTCTAAGGAAACACCCTATATACAAGACAATACGATTCTTGCCTGAAGGtgggaaaaaatatttagtaagaaggTAAAATATAGTCTAAAGTCTCAGGTTACCGTTACacgtttaattttactttatggcACCCAATACTTTGTGGCGTGTACCCAGCCTCGGTTTGAATCATCGCGgatcataataaaattatttttagaaataagtacgcagatttttcaatatatgaaACATCTTGAACAGGGTTTCCGCAGGAAAATTGAAccatttgtaacattttataaattcattttgaGATAAAGGTCTCTCGCGATGCGAATAGTAAGACgctgtagcattatgttatattgtattatacatattgtaCCATGTCATGTAAATATACATAggtatttatacatacatatgtatatattcacatacatatacgtatatatatatacgtaaattcCCTAGAGgacatgtaggatagggattctttttgttttacgggtagcacgacaggttgtgtttcacggacagaccgatcttcttttgttttacggacgaacATTTTAAAaagcacgtttttcccgaacggactgacagagagttacattagagacagacaaggttacggaatagttatttaagattttaaagactgaagaagaaagatcggtagctcaggacgttgaaaatcgattctcgattttcaggtaaacattgtactaaagactcgttatttcccgtttatataattattgttatttattgttatagtcgaatattaattgttgtttatttttgtattttattatttacttcataataaaaactcgattttcagacttcagaatcgatccccgAATTATCTCCAGATGACgatcttatatatacatacacatatatatttgtatggATATATATATCGCAATCATATATCGTCTTTGGCACTTTTCGCAAATGTTCCTTGCAACAATATGCCATCGTTTggcattaaaaatgttaattgcgAATGCAGTAGAGGATAGTAAAAACGAAGAATGAAGATATTCGAGCAAAACGCAATACACTTAGCTTGAAAAGCAGTAATATCTTGTAAAATAACGAGGGAGACGTTCTCGTCTGTCAAATGCAAAAAAAAGGTATCGACGAAGTAGAACCTTTAAAATTGGCGACGCCTATGTTTTCTTACTAACCATCCTGAAATTGCTAGACTCAGTCATCATTCTCATAACTGAATTTTCTAGCAGCTGTTTATACTTACACTGCA from the Bombus terrestris chromosome 1, iyBomTerr1.2, whole genome shotgun sequence genome contains:
- the LOC125384656 gene encoding baculoviral IAP repeat-containing protein 7-B-like, coding for MSSAHSISSDDATSWINSISADDSAAAVPSTSAARPVHLISPRPSTSSMLPMFPYHSSSPMLPMFPDHSSSPMLPMFPDNSSLPMLPMYPDHSSSPMDLMIPENYTLPITELLSAIISMAPSSWREIRENYDDFRFEAARLWSFRNWPLSFIHPTSLAAAGFFFTGEIDRVRCFECQVEISHWAQGYLPMQIHIMCSPECRFIRNEHCDNVPIGANPDRILRRKRRNISCPYGLKYQDSFDFHDRIFSKHRRTLSTYELCRLGLRKVEEPKNLEYVSYESRLNSFARWPAYIRQKSEELADAGFYYTEIENITTCFHCGVRIGNWRPQQDPLELHAILSPTCYFISTVQDFKHANNVTGQELYETSTETPTQISYGIPKRSNSENDTNEMTLVQKIAAAKEKNRALKNARLCKVCTVRETKVVFLPCGHAATCDYCSQAFSRCIICQREINATSHIFLT